Proteins from a genomic interval of Clostridium scatologenes:
- a CDS encoding DeoR/GlpR family DNA-binding transcription regulator — MFAEERQKKISELLKEQSSLKVNALTEIFDVSESTIRRDLQEMDEKGLLTRTHGGAVSLQSTSFEPSFKEKEIEGHDEKVIIGKIAASMIKDGDTILLDSGTTTLEVAKHITAHGVTVITNSIDISAVLANNENIDLIVTGGSLRFTTRAMVGSITENVLKNFRVDKAFIGTNGISIEEGVTTPNFIEAQTKKVMMNVSNKVIVLADSSKFNKVCFSVISPIRAVSSIITSGNLNKETLKNFEDAGVEIICTEQEE; from the coding sequence ATGTTTGCAGAAGAACGCCAAAAAAAAATATCAGAATTATTAAAAGAACAAAGTAGTTTAAAAGTAAATGCATTAACAGAAATATTTGATGTTTCTGAATCTACTATAAGAAGAGATTTACAAGAGATGGATGAAAAGGGCCTTTTGACTAGAACTCATGGAGGAGCAGTTAGTTTACAAAGTACCAGTTTTGAACCTTCTTTTAAAGAAAAAGAAATAGAAGGTCACGATGAAAAAGTTATTATAGGAAAAATTGCAGCTTCCATGATAAAAGATGGAGATACAATTTTACTGGATTCAGGAACTACAACTTTGGAAGTAGCAAAACACATAACTGCGCATGGGGTTACAGTTATAACGAATTCCATAGATATATCAGCTGTTCTGGCGAATAATGAAAATATAGACCTTATTGTTACTGGTGGAAGTTTGAGATTTACTACAAGAGCTATGGTTGGTTCTATAACTGAAAATGTATTAAAAAATTTTAGAGTTGATAAAGCATTTATTGGAACTAATGGTATATCAATAGAAGAAGGTGTCACAACCCCTAATTTTATAGAAGCTCAAACTAAAAAAGTTATGATGAATGTATCAAACAAAGTTATTGTTTTAGCTGATAGTTCTAAATTTAATAAAGTATGTTTTTCCGTTATAAGTCCTATAAGAGCTGTATCTTCCATTATAACAAGTGGAAATTTAAACAAAGAAACTTTAAAAAATTTTGAAGATGCTGGTGTTGAAATAATTTGTACTGAACAGGAGGAATAA
- a CDS encoding uroporphyrinogen decarboxylase family protein yields the protein MQKTDRTPIMLHAGAFLLRYAGGKLCEFVTDNEAAEDKVVHSLKSIGDIDCVIMPVRLPTTSGLGYLSAARVPGRELKDDVQWQIDEIGKMTEEDYDTIIDKGWNYFYKDFCERNLKSAYDDMKYYGTIADKIAKKYTDAGCVMLTTAATGGPFTVFSGARTIPKLMRDMHRMPDKVKAAFDVFMVDKLNDLRKQIREKKPLAVFLGGGRGAGDFLSMKDFDCYMWKYMKQNIDVILEEGSNIYFHMDLDWSRFLDYFLCVPKGRAIFHPDSSTDIFKAKEVLGGRMAFMGDVSPSLLSLGTPDEVYDYSKKLVDEFSPQGFFMAAGCCVPPNSKPENVKAMIAAAMGK from the coding sequence ATGCAAAAAACGGACAGGACTCCTATTATGCTTCATGCAGGAGCATTTTTACTAAGATATGCTGGGGGAAAGCTATGTGAATTTGTAACAGATAATGAGGCAGCAGAAGACAAAGTAGTACATTCATTAAAATCTATAGGTGATATAGATTGTGTAATTATGCCAGTTCGATTACCAACAACAAGTGGATTGGGTTATCTTTCAGCTGCAAGAGTACCTGGGCGTGAACTTAAAGATGATGTACAGTGGCAGATAGATGAAATTGGTAAGATGACTGAAGAAGATTATGACACCATCATTGATAAAGGTTGGAATTACTTTTATAAAGACTTTTGTGAAAGAAATCTGAAAAGTGCATATGATGATATGAAATATTATGGAACTATTGCTGATAAAATTGCAAAAAAATATACAGATGCAGGTTGTGTTATGCTGACAACTGCAGCGACAGGAGGACCGTTTACTGTATTTAGTGGAGCACGTACTATACCCAAATTGATGAGGGATATGCATAGAATGCCTGACAAGGTTAAAGCGGCATTTGATGTATTTATGGTGGATAAGTTAAATGATTTAAGAAAACAAATACGTGAGAAAAAACCACTTGCTGTATTTTTAGGTGGAGGCCGTGGAGCAGGAGACTTTTTATCTATGAAAGATTTTGATTGCTATATGTGGAAGTACATGAAGCAGAATATAGATGTAATTCTTGAGGAAGGATCGAACATTTATTTTCATATGGATTTGGATTGGAGTCGTTTTTTGGATTACTTCCTTTGTGTTCCTAAGGGAAGAGCAATTTTCCATCCTGATAGTTCAACTGATATATTTAAGGCGAAGGAAGTCCTTGGTGGGCGTATGGCTTTTATGGGAGATGTTTCACCATCACTTCTATCATTGGGAACACCGGATGAAGTATACGATTACAGCAAAAAACTTGTGGATGAATTCTCACCACAGGGATTCTTTATGGCTGCAGGCTGTTGTGTTCCTCCTAATTCAAAACCTGAAAATGTTAAAGCCATGATTGCAGCTGCAATGGGTAAATAA
- a CDS encoding MFS transporter: MDEKKYGLTVKIAVLTLAAMLYTTSMTTPALGEIAKAFPNVSPTVVKQISTIPSLMMIIFSLVPGQLERFISKKSVIYLALILSFMGILPAFFGGMTLILVSRILFGAGHGMLFPYAASMIAYLFEGEERNALMGYKTSVGAVSGIVFQMLGGILAMYSWRYAFLGFLLIIPSCLMIMFMLPEPEKKSNTAEKVVSKGKVSINTYIIAVLNMLLNVLTFSFMTNVSIVMVSGKVGNAAQAGFVLTLFTVGSFIASMMYGRIISKIFKKFTIVLAVGLYGLSFLLLVSVNTYSMFCVAGIIYGLGFGTFNPEIVIKVIKSSPAPAAISTGILFALQGLGQFLSPFVLTAITKMLRISSVKAAWNVSAVCVLGAAIILCLVLAFGKSEKPPFTEAK; the protein is encoded by the coding sequence ATGGATGAAAAGAAGTATGGTTTGACAGTAAAAATTGCTGTGTTAACTTTGGCGGCCATGTTATATACAACAAGTATGACTACACCAGCACTTGGTGAAATAGCAAAAGCATTTCCTAATGTAAGTCCAACTGTGGTTAAGCAGATTTCAACTATACCGTCTTTAATGATGATTATATTTTCTTTGGTGCCGGGGCAACTGGAACGCTTTATATCCAAGAAGTCGGTAATATATCTAGCACTTATACTATCATTTATGGGAATCTTACCTGCTTTCTTTGGAGGTATGACTTTAATATTGGTTAGTAGGATTTTATTTGGTGCTGGTCACGGAATGTTATTCCCTTATGCTGCATCTATGATAGCTTATTTATTTGAAGGCGAAGAAAGAAATGCATTAATGGGATATAAGACTTCTGTAGGAGCAGTTTCTGGTATAGTATTCCAGATGCTTGGTGGTATTTTGGCTATGTACAGTTGGAGATATGCTTTTCTTGGATTTTTGCTTATAATACCATCATGTTTAATGATAATGTTCATGCTGCCTGAACCAGAAAAAAAATCAAATACAGCGGAAAAAGTAGTTTCAAAAGGAAAGGTATCTATCAATACTTATATAATTGCTGTATTAAATATGTTGTTAAATGTCTTGACATTTTCCTTTATGACAAATGTATCTATAGTAATGGTATCAGGTAAGGTAGGAAATGCTGCTCAAGCCGGTTTTGTACTTACATTATTTACTGTTGGTTCTTTTATTGCATCTATGATGTATGGTAGAATTATATCAAAAATATTTAAAAAGTTTACTATTGTTCTTGCAGTTGGATTATATGGATTATCATTTCTTTTATTAGTAAGTGTAAACACATATTCAATGTTTTGCGTAGCTGGTATTATTTATGGGCTTGGGTTTGGGACTTTTAATCCAGAAATTGTTATTAAGGTCATTAAAAGCTCACCAGCACCTGCAGCAATTTCAACGGGTATTCTTTTTGCACTACAGGGTTTGGGACAATTTTTATCACCATTTGTTTTAACAGCTATTACTAAAATGCTTAGAATTAGCAGTGTAAAGGCAGCATGGAATGTTTCAGCAGTATGTGTTTTAGGTGCTGCTATAATTCTATGCTTAGTATTGGCTTTTGGAAAATCGGAGAAACCGCCATTTACTGAAGCAAAATAA
- a CDS encoding YjjG family noncanonical pyrimidine nucleotidase: MKYEIIIFDADETLFDFKRSERDAFKNAMLEFNIEYDENYHLKIYSDINKDIWKEFEKRLITQEKLKVERFKRLSDKLNLEFDEVKFDEVKFARSYMKHLANASFLYDNSISLVKSLYKNYKLSIVTNGLTDVQNKRIRKSIIAKYFQDIVISEEVGVSKPDSKIFELALNNLNHTDKSKVLMVGDSLTSDIQGGINSGIDTCWLNSNKIANTTKFKPTYEISNLMELKDILK, translated from the coding sequence GCTTTTAAAAATGCCATGCTTGAATTTAATATTGAATATGATGAAAATTATCACTTAAAAATATACAGTGATATAAATAAAGACATTTGGAAAGAATTCGAAAAAAGATTAATTACTCAAGAAAAATTAAAGGTGGAAAGATTTAAAAGATTATCTGATAAATTGAACCTTGAATTTGATGAAGTTAAATTTGATGAAGTTAAATTTGCCAGATCATATATGAAACATTTAGCTAATGCATCCTTTTTATATGATAACAGCATATCTCTTGTAAAAAGTTTGTATAAAAACTATAAGCTTAGTATAGTAACTAATGGTCTTACAGATGTGCAAAATAAAAGAATAAGAAAATCCATTATAGCAAAATATTTTCAAGATATAGTTATATCTGAAGAAGTAGGAGTGTCCAAGCCAGATTCTAAAATATTTGAACTTGCTTTAAATAATCTAAATCATACTGATAAAAGTAAGGTATTAATGGTAGGTGATAGCTTAACCTCTGATATACAAGGTGGTATAAATTCAGGTATTGATACCTGCTGGCTTAACTCAAATAAAATTGCAAATACAACAAAATTTAAACCTACTTATGAAATTTCTAATTTGATGGAGCTTAAGGATATACTTAAATAA
- a CDS encoding ATP-binding cassette domain-containing protein has protein sequence MYGNFMVVSYYFTEVVISLDGFHFNKQKGKYIIMESLITLENVSKIYGNKCVLDNINLKIVRGQNLAIIGDNGTGKSTLLRIIAGLSSLSSGKRILCTNGDKLKIGYVPDRFPKLNFTPYEYIYYMAKLEGFSQTYIDKCSSELFQTFNIDLMKDTRIKYLSKGTIQKVAVIQAFMSKPDILLLDEPLIGNIFNIIVALAIALIYAMILIILFIKCIKKKLF, from the coding sequence TTGTATGGAAATTTTATGGTTGTAAGTTATTATTTTACTGAAGTTGTAATATCTCTTGATGGATTCCATTTTAATAAACAGAAAGGAAAGTACATAATCATGGAAAGTTTAATTACTCTTGAAAATGTTAGTAAAATTTATGGAAATAAATGTGTATTGGATAATATAAATTTAAAAATTGTAAGAGGTCAAAATTTAGCCATCATAGGGGATAATGGTACAGGAAAAAGTACATTACTAAGAATAATAGCAGGTTTAAGCAGTTTATCTAGTGGCAAAAGAATTTTGTGCACTAATGGGGATAAACTTAAAATTGGGTATGTTCCAGATCGTTTTCCTAAACTTAATTTTACTCCATATGAATATATTTACTATATGGCAAAGCTAGAAGGATTTTCTCAAACCTATATAGATAAATGCTCAAGTGAATTGTTTCAAACCTTTAATATTGACTTAATGAAAGATACTCGTATAAAATACCTATCCAAAGGTACAATTCAAAAAGTTGCTGTTATACAAGCCTTTATGTCTAAACCTGACATATTACTATTAGATGAACCACTTATAGGAAATATATTTAATATAATAGTTGCTCTTGCAATAGCGTTAATTTATGCGATGATTTTGATAATACTATTTATAAAATGCATAAAGAAAAAATTGTTTTAG
- a CDS encoding PucR family transcriptional regulator, whose amino-acid sequence MSVLMSEIANDLVKYNANFRIKRDSYIRCCKFLNNSTLLLNSKDIYLVNISKIPSNISFNKLVNFLFFTNSHVPKYLKNNPMVNYISINQSISKTKIFNELQDLFFHSEYETNCTQKLFDALNKGKNVKQIIDICEELLGNPLLLADSFLYLINYSGFDDSIDEPVWKDYITTGHIPLKYINQRNLNLTVQNTITSDIMWNTSTLKHKQIISRIRLNNTVIAYLKILEYNKKITKNDIMLLPTICNTLALALEKSKYSFFIPESPIETLMISLLKGDMISQISIEEIDIQFKCHLYTNYYILNFYIKSHVPDLTIKLYHMKGLINSIFNDYHTVVYDDHIVTLVNKKNTNEPIIASDLLNSFIQLLSDNQLIVGVSRCFHNIIEIPKFHMQSIKAAKLGYKLNKKESLYFYNDYAVYHLFEACSFKEKIEEFCDPSILKLINDDKENGTFYALSLYTYIQNNYDIQKTSTIMNVHYNTIKYRLQKIQDTLQINLKDSNVIFHINLSFRILRFLGYVKL is encoded by the coding sequence ATGTCAGTTCTAATGAGTGAAATTGCTAACGATTTGGTAAAGTATAACGCTAATTTTAGAATTAAACGTGATTCCTATATAAGATGTTGCAAGTTTCTTAACAACAGTACTTTATTACTAAATTCAAAAGATATATATTTAGTAAACATTTCCAAAATACCTTCAAATATTTCTTTTAACAAACTTGTAAATTTTTTATTTTTTACTAATTCACATGTACCTAAGTATTTGAAAAACAATCCAATGGTAAATTATATTTCAATTAACCAAAGTATAAGCAAGACAAAAATCTTTAATGAACTTCAAGATTTATTTTTCCACAGTGAATATGAAACAAATTGTACTCAAAAACTGTTTGATGCTTTAAACAAGGGGAAAAATGTGAAACAAATTATAGACATTTGTGAAGAACTTCTTGGGAATCCACTGCTTCTAGCAGATTCATTTTTATATTTGATAAATTATTCAGGTTTTGACGATAGTATAGATGAGCCAGTATGGAAAGATTATATTACAACTGGACATATACCTTTAAAATACATAAATCAACGAAATTTAAACTTGACAGTACAAAACACCATAACTTCAGACATTATGTGGAATACCAGTACTTTAAAACACAAACAGATTATTTCAAGAATACGTTTAAATAACACTGTAATTGCTTATCTTAAAATATTAGAATATAACAAAAAAATAACCAAGAATGATATAATGCTCCTTCCTACAATTTGCAATACTCTAGCACTAGCACTAGAAAAAAGTAAATACAGTTTTTTTATACCAGAATCTCCTATTGAAACGTTAATGATAAGTCTACTAAAAGGAGATATGATTTCACAAATTTCCATTGAAGAAATAGATATTCAATTTAAGTGCCACTTATATACTAATTATTACATTCTAAATTTCTATATAAAAAGTCATGTTCCTGATTTAACAATTAAACTGTACCACATGAAAGGATTAATCAACAGCATTTTTAATGATTACCATACAGTTGTATATGATGATCATATAGTTACACTAGTTAATAAAAAAAATACCAATGAACCAATAATCGCTAGCGATTTACTTAATTCTTTTATACAATTATTATCAGATAATCAACTTATTGTTGGGGTTAGCCGATGTTTTCACAATATAATCGAAATTCCTAAATTTCATATGCAGTCAATTAAGGCTGCTAAACTAGGGTACAAGCTAAATAAAAAAGAAAGTCTTTATTTTTATAACGATTATGCTGTCTATCATTTGTTCGAAGCCTGCTCTTTTAAAGAAAAAATAGAAGAATTCTGTGATCCTTCTATTTTAAAATTGATTAATGATGATAAGGAAAATGGAACCTTTTATGCCCTCAGCCTTTATACTTATATTCAAAATAATTATGATATACAAAAAACATCAACTATTATGAATGTACACTATAATACCATAAAATACCGTCTTCAAAAGATTCAAGATACCCTACAAATTAACTTAAAAGACAGTAATGTTATATTCCATATTAATCTTTCTTTTCGTATTTTAAGATTCTTAGGATATGTTAAATTGTAA
- the pfkB gene encoding 1-phosphofructokinase: MIITVTLNPALDKTITLSGLNIGNVNRAIDTRQDIGGKGINVSKVLKNFHVNSLCTGFLGGNLESVFIQDLKKRELDNEFIHIANETRTNIKIVDSLSNTNTDINEPGPNITEYELEAFINKFKSICNKGDIVVLSGGVSPSLPKDIYLQLTKIAKAKKALVILDADGELLKQGIKACPDIIKPNNHELQKLLNLSDDFDESIINAAKQLNSQGISKIMISLGEKGGLFVTKNGVYKCHGLKVPVKSTVGAGDSMVAAIVYSLLNNYSDEETLKFATSCGAASVALDGTQACTLEQVKELLIDVKCEIKEEF, translated from the coding sequence GTGATAATAACAGTAACTTTGAATCCTGCTCTAGATAAAACTATTACATTAAGTGGATTAAATATTGGAAATGTAAATAGGGCAATTGATACAAGACAAGATATTGGCGGAAAAGGTATAAATGTTTCAAAGGTTTTAAAAAACTTTCATGTAAATTCTCTATGTACAGGTTTTTTAGGTGGTAATCTTGAGAGTGTATTTATACAAGATTTAAAGAAAAGAGAACTAGATAATGAATTTATCCATATTGCAAATGAAACTAGAACAAATATTAAAATAGTGGATAGTTTGAGTAATACAAATACGGATATAAATGAGCCAGGTCCAAACATTACTGAATATGAACTTGAAGCATTTATAAATAAATTTAAATCTATATGCAACAAAGGAGATATTGTAGTTCTATCAGGTGGAGTGAGTCCATCATTACCAAAGGACATATATCTACAATTAACAAAAATAGCAAAAGCAAAGAAAGCACTAGTAATTTTAGATGCAGATGGAGAGCTTTTAAAGCAAGGTATAAAGGCTTGTCCTGACATTATTAAGCCTAACAATCATGAATTACAAAAATTGTTAAACTTAAGTGATGACTTTGATGAAAGTATTATAAATGCAGCCAAACAGCTAAACAGTCAGGGAATATCAAAAATTATGATTTCACTTGGAGAAAAAGGCGGATTGTTTGTAACAAAAAATGGGGTATATAAATGTCATGGACTTAAGGTTCCAGTAAAAAGTACTGTAGGTGCTGGAGATTCAATGGTAGCAGCTATAGTTTACAGCTTGTTAAACAATTATAGTGATGAAGAAACTTTAAAATTTGCAACATCCTGTGGTGCAGCTTCTGTAGCACTTGATGGTACTCAAGCTTGTACTTTAGAACAGGTAAAGGAATTATTAATAGATGTTAAATGTGAAATTAAGGAGGAATTTTAA
- a CDS encoding HD-GYP domain-containing protein encodes MRKLDLDKIPGKIPVPIDKLEPGMVVAEEIKLNDKVFIASDVKLTERLIEKLKKLLEDFSIKDDIKIFNPERYKNIDIMLPVHNKSKNVNIRSNQNVLGVEMYFQAYTRVLGELFTNINYKADDIIKEIKKLSMDIQMDLHYPAPVVKNIVLYGSGGDYLYRHSVNVSILSFMIGKWLGLSSSELELLTYSAVLHDFGKTKLDCSTLNKSTKLSPSEFKHIMLHPILGYEFMKKIPSVPEEVLQGILMHHERLDGSGYPLKLKEEKIHNFAKIIAIADVFEAINSNRIYKKRRSPFEALETIKSESLGKLDYNFCKVFIDNISSFYVGEKVLLNTKKIGTILKIDYNNLTCPLISVGSEFINLAETKNVHVKKLIL; translated from the coding sequence ATGAGAAAATTGGATTTGGATAAAATACCGGGTAAAATACCTGTGCCTATAGATAAATTAGAGCCTGGCATGGTGGTTGCAGAAGAGATTAAATTAAATGATAAGGTTTTCATAGCTTCAGATGTAAAACTTACAGAGAGGCTTATAGAAAAATTAAAGAAACTATTAGAAGATTTTTCTATAAAAGACGATATAAAAATATTTAATCCAGAAAGATATAAAAACATTGATATTATGCTTCCTGTACATAATAAATCTAAAAATGTCAATATACGATCAAATCAAAATGTTTTAGGAGTTGAAATGTATTTTCAAGCATATACAAGAGTGCTTGGAGAATTATTTACAAATATAAATTATAAAGCTGATGACATTATAAAGGAAATAAAGAAACTTTCAATGGATATACAGATGGATCTTCATTATCCAGCACCAGTTGTGAAAAATATAGTTCTTTATGGCAGTGGAGGAGATTATTTATACAGGCATTCTGTTAATGTGTCCATACTATCTTTTATGATTGGTAAGTGGCTAGGATTAAGTAGCTCAGAACTAGAATTGCTAACTTATTCAGCTGTATTACATGATTTTGGGAAAACCAAATTGGACTGCTCAACCTTAAATAAAAGTACAAAATTATCTCCATCAGAATTCAAACACATAATGCTGCATCCAATACTAGGATATGAATTTATGAAAAAAATACCTTCTGTTCCTGAAGAGGTTCTTCAGGGGATACTAATGCATCATGAAAGATTGGATGGTTCAGGTTACCCACTAAAACTTAAGGAAGAAAAAATACATAATTTTGCCAAAATTATCGCAATAGCAGATGTATTTGAAGCCATAAACTCTAACAGAATATATAAAAAAAGAAGATCTCCTTTTGAAGCTCTTGAAACAATCAAAAGTGAAAGTTTAGGAAAATTGGATTATAATTTTTGTAAAGTATTCATTGATAATATTAGCAGTTTTTATGTTGGTGAGAAAGTTTTGTTGAATACAAAAAAGATAGGTACAATTTTAAAAATTGACTATAACAATTTAACATGTCCATTAATTTCTGTTGGATCTGAGTTTATAAATTTAGCAGAAACAAAAAATGTACATGTGAAAAAACTTATATTATAA
- a CDS encoding PTS fructose transporter subunit IIC, protein MKLVAVTSCPTGIAHTYMAAEALQMAAKEMGHEIKVETQGSVGAENVITEQELKEADAVIIAADTNVDMSRFVGKAMVKVSVKDAIKDAKGLINSALAAKPTERKADTKMPVVEKKEKTGVYKHLMTGVSFMIPFVAAGGLLIALGFALGGIYVYNCPGTLAEALFNTGKGVFALMLPVLSGYIAYSIADRPGIAAGFVGGSLASGAIYSGQFLANPPAAGSSGFLGALVTGFLAGYIVLGLKKIIKLPKTLEGLMPVLILPLFSVALIGLIYLFILGGPLIAINTALLAWLKGLAGANAAVLGLILGCMMAFDMGGPVNKAAYVFGTGTIVAGGSPIMAAVMVAGMTPPLGIALASTVLAKKKFTDAEREAGKAAWALGLSFITEGAIPFAAADPLRVIPANMAGSAVAGALSMILGCKLAVPHGGAWVLAIPNVVTNLGGYLIALVAGTVVTAVILSVVKKNIE, encoded by the coding sequence ATGAAGTTAGTAGCAGTAACATCTTGTCCAACTGGTATAGCTCATACTTATATGGCAGCAGAAGCTCTTCAAATGGCAGCAAAGGAAATGGGACATGAAATAAAGGTTGAAACTCAAGGTTCTGTAGGTGCTGAAAATGTAATTACAGAGCAGGAGTTAAAAGAAGCAGATGCAGTTATAATTGCAGCAGATACGAATGTTGATATGTCAAGATTTGTAGGCAAAGCAATGGTAAAAGTTTCAGTTAAAGATGCAATTAAAGATGCAAAAGGTCTTATAAATAGTGCTTTGGCTGCTAAACCAACAGAAAGAAAAGCTGATACAAAAATGCCAGTAGTTGAAAAGAAAGAGAAAACAGGTGTGTACAAGCACTTAATGACAGGCGTATCCTTCATGATACCATTTGTCGCAGCCGGTGGTCTTTTAATAGCTTTGGGTTTTGCACTTGGTGGAATTTATGTTTATAATTGTCCAGGAACTCTTGCAGAAGCGTTGTTTAACACAGGTAAAGGTGTATTTGCTCTCATGCTTCCAGTTCTATCAGGATACATTGCTTATTCAATAGCTGATAGACCAGGTATTGCAGCTGGTTTTGTAGGTGGTTCTCTTGCAAGCGGAGCAATTTACAGTGGACAATTTTTAGCTAATCCTCCAGCAGCTGGCAGTAGTGGATTTTTGGGTGCTTTAGTCACAGGTTTCTTAGCAGGTTATATAGTTTTAGGCTTAAAGAAGATTATTAAACTTCCAAAAACATTAGAGGGTTTAATGCCAGTTTTAATATTACCATTATTTTCAGTAGCACTAATTGGTTTAATATACTTATTTATTTTAGGCGGTCCTCTTATAGCTATAAATACAGCTTTACTAGCTTGGTTAAAAGGCTTGGCAGGTGCAAATGCAGCAGTTCTTGGTCTAATTCTTGGATGTATGATGGCATTTGACATGGGTGGTCCAGTTAATAAAGCAGCTTATGTTTTTGGTACAGGTACAATAGTAGCAGGTGGTTCTCCAATAATGGCAGCAGTTATGGTAGCTGGAATGACTCCTCCACTTGGAATAGCTTTAGCTTCAACAGTACTAGCTAAAAAGAAGTTCACAGATGCAGAAAGAGAAGCAGGAAAAGCAGCTTGGGCACTTGGATTATCCTTTATAACAGAAGGTGCTATACCATTTGCAGCAGCAGATCCATTAAGAGTAATACCTGCAAATATGGCAGGCTCTGCAGTTGCAGGTGCACTATCAATGATTCTTGGTTGTAAACTTGCAGTTCCTCATGGTGGAGCATGGGTTTTAGCAATTCCCAATGTTGTAACAAATCTTGGTGGATACTTAATTGCTTTAGTAGCAGGTACTGTGGTAACAGCTGTGATACTTTCAGTAGTTAAGAAAAATATTGAATAG
- a CDS encoding PTS sugar transporter subunit IIA has protein sequence MATKDMFSKNRMCLDLKATNKDEAIKELIEILYEDGKITDKEKFRQAVLKREEEFSTGIGMGIAIPHGKSDAVKEASITFGRSNKGIDYESMDDKPAYLFFLISVPEESSDIHLRALSEISRKLMHTEIREKLFKAESFEEFIEVFE, from the coding sequence ATGGCGACAAAGGATATGTTTTCAAAAAATAGAATGTGTCTTGATTTAAAAGCAACTAATAAAGATGAAGCCATAAAGGAATTAATAGAAATTTTATATGAGGATGGAAAAATAACTGACAAGGAAAAATTTAGACAAGCTGTTCTAAAAAGAGAAGAAGAATTCTCAACTGGTATAGGCATGGGAATTGCAATACCACATGGAAAAAGTGATGCTGTAAAGGAAGCTTCCATAACTTTTGGAAGAAGTAATAAGGGTATAGATTATGAATCTATGGATGATAAGCCAGCCTACTTATTTTTCCTTATTTCTGTTCCAGAAGAATCAAGTGACATTCACTTAAGAGCATTAAGCGAAATTTCTAGAAAACTTATGCACACTGAAATAAGAGAAAAGTTATTTAAAGCTGAGAGTTTTGAAGAATTCATAGAAGTTTTTGAATAA